One genomic region from Jilunia laotingensis encodes:
- a CDS encoding two-component regulator propeller domain-containing protein, giving the protein MYKCLLLIFMLFWGLNPLRSMPDTNYRFMHITSKEGLPHQQVEALMQDDKGMLWIGTRNGLSRYDGYNIVNYFNQTDNPNSLNQNFVRSIYQDRKKRIWVGTYDGICQYRPATNDFRCYNMPNATIASIVETSNGKIICGGTQLYMYDEEADDFIMHPRQDSEFIISMAIDKEDRLFISTNQSVFYYNSSFSKTTQINPSYFSDFITGSDGIIPLYFDSKGTLWLGRNGKGVMNIDLKNGQSSIFQPEQLSDGTVRAITEDDKGRIWLGTEKGITILNADGSKEILQQDFVDKNKLDDNAIYTVLCDRDGNIWIGTYFGGINVLLKNNEQFHWIEAGYNSRNIKGKVIRKIIEPQKDILWMATEDGGLNIYNTTTGNISVLDRIESLGYNIHELFYDKDSENIWIGTFRNGLFCYHLPTGKWRQYMPGTENGLPSDAIFSIVKQQNGVMWIATTQGLRYYDPEKNTFLRINHPVLDVDFIYCLLVDREDNMWIGTRNNGLFRIDSKTHEVSGWTAKVNNSKLKDNYITCLYQDSDSRIWVGTNNGGLQYMDPAEMEIKVPDNELSLSRSTICSIIEDELGRLWISTSQGLFQFNKERSAFVCYTIEDGLPINQFNFSSSIQAQNGLLYFGSINGLISFTPKAIKENRPLFYVHLGYLNINDQVITSKTPDSPLTLALDETSKITFSYNQSRSFSIGYAAISLGNTSTINYQVKLSGVDKNWRNVGQERKFVGSNLPPGTYLLQIRANNSNEGWEQQPIKEVKIVIRPPFYLSFAAFLLYFVILVLAVYFSYRIFSIRIREKNAVRIANMEKEKLEEINKVKMDFFTSVSHELKTPLSLIMAPLKYVYQQQELPQESSDRLYLAIKNTNKMVGLIDELVTFNKVESGNFQFYIQKGNPLDFIENAAQLFKESASEKNVSFYIHCENNGEDVWFSPSYVEKITNNLLSNAIKYTSANGKVFINAAITDHPDGHTYLQIEVKDTGIGVAKEELDNIFLKYYQTKRGYNVNNKGWGLGLALVKRLVEIHKGNITLESSIGKGSCFIVRLNVSESAFDAQDKINSDKTLVSLNQYEFTTPLLETSSQVSLPVEKEKTESQASILLVEDNVELLKFLSDFFAPKYNIYVAENGVEALEIANKYPVDLVISDVMMPEMDGNTLCRNLKNNISTSHIPIILLTAKNDTDDIMKGYESGAEAYVQKPFDPQILELQVKNIIHMKQVQREKVVKTLGSDVESVSLSKFDKDFINKINELIEKNIDNDEFSIADITQSLYISRSLLHVKMKSLLNISMGDYIRKKRLNKACELLRDGYNVTETAYKTGFANPNYFSKAFKKEFGVKPTEYQKK; this is encoded by the coding sequence ATGTATAAATGCCTGTTACTCATCTTCATGCTTTTCTGGGGATTGAACCCGTTACGTTCGATGCCCGACACCAATTATAGATTCATGCACATCACAAGCAAAGAAGGATTACCCCACCAACAAGTGGAAGCTTTAATGCAAGATGACAAAGGGATGCTTTGGATTGGAACACGTAACGGGCTTTCCCGTTACGATGGCTATAATATCGTCAACTACTTCAACCAGACGGACAACCCGAACTCGCTCAATCAGAATTTCGTCAGAAGCATCTACCAAGACCGCAAAAAGCGTATTTGGGTGGGAACTTACGATGGGATTTGCCAATACAGACCTGCCACCAACGATTTCCGATGCTACAACATGCCCAATGCCACCATTGCCTCCATTGTGGAGACAAGCAACGGAAAAATCATATGCGGAGGTACGCAACTATATATGTACGATGAAGAAGCCGACGATTTCATCATGCACCCCCGCCAGGATTCCGAATTTATCATATCCATGGCAATAGACAAAGAGGACAGGTTATTCATTTCGACCAATCAGTCTGTATTCTACTACAACTCTTCCTTTTCAAAAACAACACAAATCAATCCTTCTTACTTCTCCGACTTCATCACCGGATCGGACGGTATAATACCTTTGTATTTCGACTCGAAAGGGACGCTTTGGCTGGGACGAAACGGCAAAGGGGTCATGAACATCGACTTGAAAAACGGGCAATCCTCCATTTTCCAACCGGAACAATTATCGGACGGTACGGTACGTGCCATCACGGAAGACGACAAAGGAAGAATATGGCTTGGGACGGAAAAGGGAATAACCATTCTGAATGCCGACGGAAGCAAAGAAATCCTGCAACAGGACTTCGTAGACAAGAACAAATTGGACGACAACGCGATATACACGGTTTTATGCGATAGGGACGGCAATATCTGGATCGGAACTTATTTTGGAGGAATCAACGTACTGCTAAAAAACAACGAACAATTCCATTGGATTGAAGCCGGATACAACTCAAGAAATATCAAAGGTAAGGTCATCCGTAAGATAATAGAACCTCAAAAGGATATTCTCTGGATGGCAACGGAAGACGGCGGTCTGAACATCTACAACACGACGACCGGGAATATCAGTGTTTTAGACCGCATCGAAAGTTTGGGTTACAATATACATGAGTTATTCTACGACAAAGACAGCGAAAACATATGGATCGGGACTTTCCGGAACGGCCTGTTTTGCTACCACCTTCCTACCGGAAAGTGGCGGCAATACATGCCCGGCACGGAAAACGGCTTGCCCTCAGATGCCATATTCTCCATCGTAAAACAGCAAAACGGTGTCATGTGGATAGCTACCACCCAAGGCTTACGATACTATGATCCGGAAAAGAACACCTTTCTCCGTATCAACCATCCGGTTTTAGATGTCGATTTTATTTATTGCCTGCTGGTAGACAGGGAGGACAATATGTGGATCGGGACACGCAACAACGGGCTCTTCCGTATCGACTCGAAGACCCACGAAGTAAGCGGATGGACGGCAAAGGTCAATAACTCCAAGCTGAAAGACAATTATATCACCTGCCTGTATCAGGATTCGGACAGCAGAATCTGGGTAGGAACCAACAACGGGGGATTGCAATACATGGATCCGGCAGAGATGGAAATCAAAGTTCCGGACAATGAACTCTCCCTGTCGAGAAGTACCATTTGCAGCATTATTGAAGATGAGTTGGGACGCTTGTGGATAAGTACCAGTCAAGGATTATTCCAATTTAATAAGGAACGGAGTGCTTTCGTATGCTATACCATCGAAGACGGATTACCGATCAACCAGTTCAATTTCTCCTCCTCTATACAGGCACAGAACGGATTGCTGTACTTCGGCAGCATCAACGGGCTTATCTCATTTACTCCCAAAGCCATAAAAGAAAACAGACCTCTGTTTTACGTCCATCTAGGCTATCTGAATATCAACGATCAGGTCATCACTTCAAAGACTCCCGACTCCCCGCTAACACTGGCTTTGGATGAAACCTCAAAGATCACATTTTCGTACAACCAGTCCCGCTCATTCAGTATCGGATATGCCGCCATCTCTTTAGGCAACACCAGCACGATCAACTATCAGGTCAAACTGTCGGGCGTCGACAAGAATTGGAGAAACGTAGGGCAGGAACGAAAATTCGTGGGATCAAACCTTCCACCGGGAACCTATCTCCTACAGATCAGAGCCAACAACTCCAATGAAGGTTGGGAGCAACAACCGATAAAGGAGGTTAAGATCGTCATCCGGCCTCCGTTCTATTTGTCGTTTGCCGCTTTCCTGCTTTATTTCGTGATACTGGTATTGGCAGTTTATTTCAGCTACCGGATCTTCTCTATCCGGATAAGGGAGAAGAATGCGGTGAGAATAGCCAATATGGAAAAAGAAAAGCTGGAAGAGATCAATAAAGTCAAGATGGATTTCTTCACATCGGTGTCACATGAGCTGAAAACACCCCTCTCACTGATTATGGCACCCCTCAAATATGTATACCAGCAACAGGAGTTGCCGCAGGAATCATCCGACAGGTTGTACCTAGCCATAAAAAACACCAATAAGATGGTAGGGCTGATTGATGAGCTGGTCACTTTCAACAAAGTGGAGTCGGGCAATTTCCAGTTTTACATCCAGAAGGGTAACCCGCTGGATTTTATTGAAAACGCGGCCCAACTGTTTAAGGAAAGTGCCTCCGAGAAAAACGTCTCTTTCTATATACATTGCGAAAACAATGGAGAGGATGTGTGGTTCTCCCCTTCTTATGTGGAAAAGATAACGAATAATCTTCTGTCCAATGCGATAAAGTATACTTCCGCCAACGGCAAAGTCTTTATCAACGCTGCCATTACCGACCATCCGGACGGGCATACTTATTTGCAGATCGAAGTAAAAGACACGGGAATAGGTGTCGCCAAAGAAGAGCTAGACAATATCTTCCTGAAATATTACCAGACCAAACGGGGCTATAACGTGAATAATAAGGGATGGGGACTGGGGTTGGCACTCGTCAAACGGTTGGTTGAAATCCATAAAGGGAACATCACGCTGGAAAGTAGCATCGGGAAAGGCAGTTGCTTCATCGTCCGTTTAAACGTTTCCGAATCGGCATTTGATGCACAGGATAAAATCAATTCGGATAAGACGCTCGTCTCACTCAACCAATACGAGTTCACCACTCCCCTTTTAGAAACATCCTCCCAAGTCTCACTGCCGGTAGAAAAAGAGAAGACCGAATCACAAGCTTCCATCCTGTTGGTAGAAGACAATGTGGAATTACTTAAATTCCTATCGGACTTCTTCGCTCCGAAGTATAATATCTACGTTGCCGAAAATGGAGTGGAAGCCTTGGAAATAGCGAACAAGTATCCTGTCGATCTGGTCATCTCGGATGTCATGATGCCCGAAATGGATGGAAACACGCTTTGCAGGAACTTGAAAAATAACATTTCCACCTCCCATATACCTATCATACTCCTGACCGCCAAAAACGATACGGATGATATAATGAAAGGATACGAAAGCGGTGCGGAAGCCTATGTGCAAAAGCCGTTCGATCCCCAGATACTGGAGCTTCAGGTAAAAAACATCATCCATATGAAGCAGGTACAACGCGAAAAAGTCGTGAAGACATTGGGATCTGATGTCGAATCCGTATCTTTGAGCAAATTTGACAAGGACTTTATCAACAAGATAAACGAACTCATTGAAAAGAATATAGATAACGATGAATTTTCCATTGCGGACATCACGCAAAGTCTATACATCAGCCGTAGCCTCCTTCATGTGAAAATGAAGAGCTTGCTAAATATTTCAATGGGGGACTATATCCGTAAAAAGCGGCTCAATAAGGCTTGTGAATTGCTCCGGGATGGGTATAATGTCACTGAAACAGCTTATAAAACCGGGTTTGCCAATCCAAATTACTTCTCTAAGGCTTTTAAGAAAGAGTTTGGAGTCAAGCCGACCGAATATCAGAAGAAATAG
- a CDS encoding sugar-binding protein, whose translation MKNIQIIVALFFSISISSFGQRVTPYQGSRLFWDMNSQKTVFTSGNYGRMIELQDGRLLAVAEALGGIAVTYSSNKGETWSSPRLIASPPEKVFYAVPDVIQLSDGTILVGINPRPVAPYSTERRFGIRVVQSTDNGESWSEPMFVFDAQHTFNDGCWEPAFLELPSGEVQCYFANENEYTGNDDQNISMCRSFDKGKTWSDPVTICYRPGSRDGMPVPLLLKDESEIAVIIEDNGWPGRGNFAATTVRNTLQDNWTKGYIGAVSPFRKMIFETIPPVGIVSAAPYIRKLPWGETVASYQSNENRNSLDLQHFDMQVLVGDERAQNFKAKSAPFSLGSDKHSIWNSVSVIDTGIVVALGSIGVPNGRNDVVMIKGTPIRQARAGYGSITVDGVKKADEAWTTPNVAQLNMGHISKNKTTVDFLYDDKYLYLTSRVIDRNIINTGIDNDGIRFMIDVDDISGTTPQKGMYSLFFDTNGNVKLQRADNGSWKTDANTSEIQYAIDVKSIYYNIEAAIPWSLLGKTAPPVKSRMAIAIEIVNKEQYRLTTEGIADVDNNASWTWLEFRLIPKGGTGIGHLHKDDNDIKSYTDSNHLYISSPSAVKELSLFSFDGKLVGKKTNAGTDFQIPLPPLGGGILKLILANGKVINRKVVFQ comes from the coding sequence ATGAAAAATATTCAGATCATAGTAGCCTTATTTTTTTCAATTTCAATCTCCTCATTCGGACAACGGGTGACTCCCTACCAAGGTTCACGGCTCTTTTGGGATATGAACAGCCAGAAAACCGTATTTACATCCGGGAACTACGGCCGTATGATCGAACTTCAGGATGGCAGGTTACTGGCTGTGGCAGAAGCTCTCGGAGGAATTGCCGTCACCTACAGTTCGAACAAGGGAGAAACATGGAGTTCTCCCCGGCTCATAGCATCCCCACCGGAAAAGGTGTTTTACGCAGTCCCCGATGTGATACAGCTATCTGACGGAACCATTCTGGTAGGCATCAATCCGCGTCCCGTAGCCCCCTACTCTACAGAACGTCGTTTTGGCATCCGTGTAGTTCAAAGTACCGATAACGGGGAATCATGGAGCGAACCAATGTTCGTCTTCGATGCCCAACACACTTTCAATGACGGATGTTGGGAACCTGCATTCCTTGAATTGCCTTCGGGAGAGGTTCAATGTTATTTCGCAAACGAAAATGAATATACCGGTAACGATGACCAGAACATTTCGATGTGCCGTTCCTTTGATAAAGGAAAGACATGGAGCGACCCGGTCACGATCTGTTACCGTCCCGGTTCGCGGGACGGAATGCCTGTGCCTCTATTGCTCAAGGACGAAAGTGAAATAGCTGTCATCATCGAAGACAACGGATGGCCCGGAAGGGGTAACTTCGCTGCCACAACCGTACGCAACACGCTTCAGGATAATTGGACAAAAGGATACATCGGTGCGGTCAGCCCTTTCCGGAAAATGATCTTCGAAACCATTCCTCCGGTGGGCATCGTGTCGGCAGCACCCTATATCCGGAAGTTGCCGTGGGGCGAAACAGTCGCCTCGTACCAAAGTAACGAGAACAGAAATTCTCTCGACCTGCAACATTTTGACATGCAGGTATTGGTAGGTGACGAACGGGCACAGAACTTCAAAGCAAAAAGCGCCCCGTTTTCACTGGGAAGCGACAAGCATTCCATCTGGAACTCCGTATCCGTCATAGATACCGGAATAGTGGTTGCTCTGGGATCTATCGGAGTTCCGAACGGAAGGAACGATGTGGTGATGATCAAAGGAACTCCCATTCGCCAGGCACGTGCCGGATATGGTTCGATCACGGTGGACGGTGTAAAAAAGGCAGACGAGGCATGGACTACACCAAATGTGGCGCAGCTCAACATGGGACACATCTCTAAAAATAAAACGACTGTGGATTTTCTCTATGATGACAAATACCTCTATCTGACTTCACGGGTGATCGACAGGAATATTATCAATACGGGAATCGACAATGACGGCATTCGTTTCATGATAGACGTGGACGACATATCCGGTACTACCCCACAAAAAGGAATGTACAGCCTCTTCTTCGACACAAACGGAAATGTCAAACTCCAACGCGCGGACAATGGCAGTTGGAAAACCGATGCGAATACTTCGGAGATTCAATATGCCATCGATGTGAAGTCGATTTATTATAACATAGAAGCTGCCATTCCCTGGAGCCTGTTAGGCAAAACGGCTCCCCCGGTAAAGAGCAGAATGGCAATCGCAATCGAGATTGTCAACAAAGAGCAATACCGGTTGACAACAGAGGGGATAGCCGACGTTGACAATAATGCCTCCTGGACTTGGTTGGAATTCCGGCTTATTCCAAAAGGAGGTACCGGCATCGGACATCTTCATAAGGATGACAATGATATAAAAAGTTATACAGACAGCAACCATCTGTACATCAGCAGTCCGTCCGCAGTGAAAGAACTCTCTTTGTTCTCTTTCGACGGCAAACTGGTCGGCAAAAAGACGAATGCCGGTACAGACTTTCAGATTCCTCTTCCCCCGTTGGGAGGAGGAATCCTGAAACTTATACTCGCCAACGGAAAAGTGATAAACAGGAAGGTAGTATTTCAATAG
- a CDS encoding DUF5017 domain-containing protein, producing the protein MKVAIKLLLGVCISLILSSCEEDTAPVPQAAMTVNKGQLEINESMIIHFTGSADQVVVYTGDDMHDYELREQSNTGFVVNKNLFTYSYATPGTYKVVCVASTYTDGATDLKRDTCSYTVTVIDDQTEIENISCPQIVYDEVFAEKLLNDEWLMRLPRKIKYNNQTASISLSQRLRFYIQSELTKVYINDKEFSSTAKYDLSAPVEVSVTSDYGTTRLHKLYTVNYPEFKSFTLAGATGTLIRNEFDYSTFVLEVVLPQGTDVSNLIPEFTTYSPDEKVYIGNVEQLSGTSAVDFTQEVHYRLVSTASGHPDMQAVSDVTVIITYQ; encoded by the coding sequence ATGAAAGTAGCTATTAAACTATTGTTGGGGGTATGCATCTCTTTGATCCTAAGCTCCTGCGAAGAAGATACCGCCCCGGTTCCACAGGCGGCAATGACTGTCAATAAAGGGCAGTTGGAGATCAATGAATCAATGATTATTCATTTCACGGGAAGTGCCGACCAGGTGGTGGTCTATACGGGAGACGACATGCATGATTATGAACTCCGCGAACAAAGCAACACGGGATTTGTGGTGAACAAGAATCTGTTCACTTACTCTTATGCGACACCGGGCACCTACAAAGTGGTATGCGTTGCTTCCACTTATACGGACGGTGCCACCGATCTGAAGAGGGATACTTGTTCGTATACGGTCACAGTCATCGATGACCAAACCGAGATTGAAAACATTTCTTGTCCGCAGATAGTATATGATGAAGTCTTTGCAGAGAAGTTGTTGAACGACGAGTGGCTGATGAGATTACCGCGCAAAATCAAATACAACAACCAGACGGCTTCCATCTCACTCTCTCAAAGACTCCGTTTTTATATCCAGTCGGAACTGACGAAGGTCTACATCAATGACAAAGAGTTTTCAAGCACGGCAAAATATGACTTGTCGGCTCCCGTGGAGGTATCTGTAACGTCCGACTACGGAACCACACGCCTGCACAAATTGTACACAGTCAATTATCCTGAGTTCAAGAGCTTCACATTAGCCGGTGCTACGGGTACGCTGATACGTAACGAATTTGATTACAGTACTTTCGTACTCGAAGTGGTTTTGCCACAAGGAACCGATGTGAGCAACCTGATCCCCGAGTTCACGACTTACTCTCCGGACGAAAAAGTCTATATCGGAAACGTAGAGCAACTATCGGGAACCTCCGCGGTCGATTTTACACAGGAGGTTCATTACCGGTTAGTCTCCACCGCGTCCGGACATCCGGATATGCAAGCCGTATCTGACGTAACCGTAATAATCACCTATCAGTAA
- a CDS encoding RagB/SusD family nutrient uptake outer membrane protein: MNRLLFKIPAFSFILLFLAGCNDFLDKDVLGNSTDENFYDTQYKLQAALNATYDVLQMDLFNECEWRFGDACADDVWGSDEGLASQMGQLVQFRFNTSNEWIQNRYTINYKGIHRANQVIANAHKVKLSVYDYASYKAVREILGQAKFLRALFYFNLVKTYGGVPIRPETETVQGLVVPRNTAAEVYAYIEKDLREASIMLPARYMGTEAGKASEGAAVALLMKVLMYQATPGENSEKWQEMVRLGDFFVEGTKMTLGEILNYDSSEEDWESLRERLWFKPKELNTSTDPYETTETELPALHNAYSLDYKDYYGKDFGYIDQFFQTGEFSKGSIFEVVFKESADGSNGDTNEGTPIYDNIYSSSPQIWTTNDIINELFSSDPRRSFTIGHQQYAPDGDLCQCGPGRYLSLKWYTPLKDRPQYGGDNGKNRRLIRYAEVLLMYAEALNETNQGVRALAQLNKNKTQVNTINGSSTLYIGGGYGQMRDQIWKERRIELCFEWDRFFDLVRQKRAAQVIKTYGSKRANKRGYYFREGVNELFPIPQSEIDISNGVIEQNPGY, encoded by the coding sequence ATGAATAGATTATTATTCAAAATACCGGCTTTCAGTTTCATACTGCTGTTTCTCGCAGGCTGCAACGACTTCCTAGACAAAGACGTTCTCGGGAATTCAACGGATGAAAACTTTTATGATACGCAATACAAGTTACAGGCGGCATTGAACGCAACCTATGATGTATTGCAGATGGATCTTTTCAACGAATGCGAATGGCGTTTCGGTGATGCGTGTGCGGACGATGTATGGGGTAGCGATGAAGGACTGGCCAGTCAGATGGGACAATTGGTACAGTTCAGGTTCAACACTTCAAACGAATGGATACAAAACCGGTACACCATCAACTATAAAGGCATTCACCGGGCTAACCAAGTGATTGCGAACGCTCACAAAGTCAAATTGTCCGTGTACGACTATGCATCCTACAAAGCAGTACGCGAAATACTGGGACAGGCTAAATTCCTAAGAGCCCTCTTTTACTTCAATCTGGTCAAGACTTATGGCGGAGTACCGATCCGGCCCGAGACGGAAACCGTACAAGGGCTCGTTGTTCCGCGCAATACTGCCGCTGAAGTATATGCATATATTGAAAAGGATTTGAGAGAAGCCTCCATCATGCTACCGGCACGTTACATGGGTACGGAAGCCGGTAAGGCAAGCGAAGGAGCTGCCGTTGCATTGCTGATGAAGGTGCTGATGTATCAGGCAACACCGGGAGAGAATTCGGAAAAATGGCAGGAGATGGTGCGATTGGGAGACTTCTTCGTAGAAGGCACTAAAATGACGCTGGGCGAAATACTTAACTATGACAGTTCGGAAGAAGACTGGGAGAGCCTTCGCGAAAGACTTTGGTTCAAACCGAAAGAGCTGAACACCTCCACGGACCCGTATGAAACTACCGAGACCGAACTGCCGGCTCTGCACAATGCCTACTCACTGGATTATAAGGATTATTACGGTAAGGACTTCGGTTATATCGACCAATTCTTCCAGACGGGTGAATTCTCCAAAGGCTCTATATTCGAAGTTGTATTCAAAGAATCAGCGGACGGTTCGAACGGGGACACGAACGAAGGGACTCCTATCTATGATAACATTTATTCCTCTTCTCCGCAGATATGGACTACCAATGACATAATCAATGAATTGTTTTCGAGCGACCCGCGCCGGTCATTCACCATCGGACACCAACAGTATGCACCGGATGGAGATTTATGCCAGTGCGGCCCGGGGCGTTACCTTTCATTAAAATGGTACACTCCTCTCAAAGACCGTCCGCAATACGGGGGTGACAACGGTAAGAACAGACGCTTGATACGCTATGCGGAAGTGTTGCTTATGTATGCCGAAGCATTGAACGAAACCAATCAGGGTGTACGGGCTTTGGCGCAACTGAATAAAAACAAGACACAAGTCAATACGATCAACGGCAGTTCGACACTGTACATCGGTGGAGGTTACGGACAAATGCGTGACCAGATATGGAAAGAACGCCGGATAGAACTCTGCTTCGAGTGGGATCGCTTTTTTGACCTGGTACGCCAGAAAAGAGCCGCACAGGTCATCAAGACTTACGGTTCCAAACGTGCCAACAAGCGCGGTTATTACTTCCGTGAAGGGGTAAACGAACTGTTCCCGATTCCTCAAAGCGAAATAGACATATCGAATGGTGTAATAGAGCAAAATCCGGGATACTAA